A region of Myxococcus stipitatus DSM 14675 DNA encodes the following proteins:
- a CDS encoding LolA family protein, with amino-acid sequence MFLETLLATLLSAQPVTPAPAPAAQAPAAQAAPSATGKPATPAASTPKASATPDAKPAATKPAPPMAPEVKSLVDRMQAFYEKTGDFRAGFRQDYKYKTFRRTQTSEGAVTYKKPGLMRWEYQKPSVRTFVLAGNKIYAYDPAAQSLTVAGVDTSQLSASVTFLFGQGKLADEFAISKGTCKDCKGTLLVLDPLKQEPRFKQVRLEVDPASAQVLKSTVVDPDGSENTISFLDLKTNVGLSADSFKLDVPDDTRVDDFTKQKKQ; translated from the coding sequence ATGTTCCTGGAAACCCTGCTCGCCACGCTCCTGTCCGCGCAACCCGTGACGCCGGCTCCCGCTCCCGCCGCGCAGGCTCCGGCGGCCCAGGCGGCGCCCTCGGCCACGGGCAAGCCCGCCACTCCAGCGGCGAGCACCCCGAAGGCTTCGGCGACACCTGACGCGAAGCCCGCGGCCACGAAGCCCGCGCCGCCCATGGCGCCCGAGGTGAAGTCCCTCGTGGACCGGATGCAGGCGTTCTACGAGAAGACGGGCGACTTCCGGGCCGGCTTCCGGCAGGACTACAAGTACAAGACCTTCCGCCGCACGCAGACGTCCGAGGGCGCTGTCACCTACAAGAAGCCCGGGCTGATGCGGTGGGAGTACCAGAAGCCTTCCGTGCGCACCTTCGTGCTCGCCGGGAACAAGATCTACGCGTACGACCCAGCGGCCCAGTCGCTCACGGTGGCGGGCGTGGACACCAGCCAGCTCTCCGCCTCGGTGACGTTCCTCTTCGGCCAGGGGAAGCTCGCGGATGAGTTCGCCATCTCCAAGGGCACCTGCAAGGACTGCAAGGGCACGCTGTTGGTGCTGGACCCCTTGAAGCAGGAGCCTCGCTTCAAGCAGGTGCGGCTGGAGGTGGACCCCGCGTCCGCGCAGGTGCTGAAGAGCACCGTGGTGGACCCGGACGGCAGCGAGAACACCATCTCCTTCCTGGACCTGAAGACGAACGTCGGGCTCTCCGCGGACAGCTTCAAGCTGGATGTCCCGGACGACACGCGCGTGGACGACTTCACGAAGCAGAAGAAGCAGTAA
- a CDS encoding TrmH family RNA methyltransferase yields the protein MSGGGPRYERFEKVKVEPEQFLLDVRKEKIDRVVSQRTRNFTVVLDRLEDSFNMAAVLRTCESMGVQEVHVVINPEAPFLPNSRVAQGCDKWLDVKLYKSFAECREHLKSRGFQLYASAIREGATSLYTLRFDTKVAIVLGNERFGVSDDVLDAVDGTFWIPMRGFSQSLNISAAASACISRAIAWRDEHLEGGSGDLPPEEAQALRERFYVLAIKQRKRLFKKQP from the coding sequence ATGTCCGGCGGCGGCCCCCGTTACGAGCGCTTCGAGAAGGTGAAGGTCGAGCCGGAGCAGTTCCTGCTCGACGTGCGCAAGGAGAAGATTGACCGCGTCGTCAGTCAGCGGACGCGCAACTTCACGGTGGTCCTCGACCGGCTGGAAGACAGCTTCAACATGGCCGCGGTGCTGCGCACCTGCGAGTCCATGGGCGTGCAGGAAGTGCACGTCGTCATCAACCCGGAAGCGCCATTCCTCCCCAACTCACGCGTGGCGCAGGGCTGTGACAAGTGGCTGGACGTGAAGCTGTACAAGTCCTTCGCGGAGTGCCGGGAGCACCTCAAGTCTCGAGGGTTCCAGCTGTACGCCTCGGCCATCCGCGAAGGGGCCACCAGCCTCTACACGCTGCGCTTCGACACGAAGGTGGCCATCGTCCTCGGCAACGAGCGCTTCGGCGTGAGCGACGACGTGCTCGACGCCGTGGACGGCACCTTCTGGATTCCGATGCGGGGCTTCAGTCAGAGCCTGAACATCTCGGCGGCGGCCTCGGCGTGTATCAGCCGGGCGATCGCCTGGCGGGATGAGCACCTGGAGGGAGGCTCGGGGGACCTGCCGCCGGAAGAGGCGCAGGCCCTGCGGGAGCGCTTCTACGTGCTGGCCATCAAACAGCGGAAGCGCCTCTTCAAGAAGCAGCCATGA
- the obgE gene encoding GTPase ObgE, translating into MKFVDEVRIFVKAGDGGNGAVSFRREKFIERGGPNGGDGGNGGSVIFVADPQLTTLLDYRYQQHHRAKNGEHGMGSDCNGHGADDMILRVPVGTLVKDHGTEELLVDLSEPGQRWEAAKGGRGGLGNMNFATSTRQTPRFAQDGTKGEEHTLRLELKLLADVGLLGFPNAGKSTFISRVSRARPKIADYPFTTLVPNLGMVQYKDNLSFVMADIPGIIEGASEGVGLGHQFLRHVERCKALIHLIDMGAEGEGRAPLHDFDVLNRELEKYSADLAGRPQVVAANKLDLPDAQARLGEFTEALRERGIRVYPVSCATGEGMQTLMDAVAEVLFTGRTDKLHVEPPPGAKKRGAGKSVARQTIAEVKASLAKGSSTKQAAGTKGAATSKSSTQGTAKKAAAKKGSVAKPTPAKKAAAKKAVSKKGSGSKAPSVKQAAKKGAVKKAAARKPASAKGTVAKKSAKKAVARKSAPVKKPSPKAKAKKPAARKSGGRR; encoded by the coding sequence ATGAAGTTCGTCGATGAGGTCCGCATCTTCGTGAAGGCGGGCGATGGCGGTAACGGCGCGGTGTCCTTCCGTCGCGAGAAGTTCATCGAGCGCGGTGGCCCCAACGGCGGTGATGGCGGCAACGGAGGCTCGGTCATCTTCGTGGCTGATCCTCAGCTGACCACGCTCCTGGACTATCGCTACCAGCAGCATCACCGGGCGAAGAACGGTGAGCACGGCATGGGCAGTGACTGCAACGGTCACGGGGCCGACGACATGATCCTCCGGGTGCCGGTGGGCACGCTGGTGAAGGACCACGGCACGGAGGAGCTGCTCGTGGACCTGAGCGAGCCGGGTCAGCGCTGGGAGGCGGCGAAGGGCGGGCGGGGCGGCCTGGGGAACATGAACTTCGCGACCTCGACGCGGCAGACGCCGCGCTTCGCCCAGGACGGGACGAAGGGCGAGGAGCACACGCTGCGGCTGGAGCTGAAGCTGCTGGCGGACGTGGGCCTGCTGGGCTTCCCGAACGCGGGCAAGAGCACGTTCATCTCGCGGGTGAGCCGGGCTCGGCCGAAGATCGCCGACTACCCCTTCACCACGCTGGTGCCCAACCTGGGCATGGTCCAGTACAAGGACAACCTGTCGTTCGTGATGGCGGACATCCCCGGCATCATCGAGGGCGCCAGCGAGGGCGTGGGCCTGGGCCACCAGTTCCTGCGGCATGTCGAGCGCTGCAAGGCGCTGATCCACCTCATCGACATGGGCGCGGAGGGCGAGGGCCGGGCTCCGCTGCATGACTTCGACGTGCTGAACCGCGAGCTGGAGAAGTACAGCGCTGATCTCGCGGGCCGGCCCCAGGTGGTCGCGGCGAACAAGCTGGACCTCCCGGACGCGCAGGCGCGGCTCGGGGAGTTCACCGAGGCCCTGCGTGAGCGCGGCATTCGCGTGTACCCGGTGTCCTGCGCCACGGGCGAGGGCATGCAGACGCTGATGGACGCGGTGGCCGAGGTGCTGTTCACCGGCCGCACCGACAAGCTCCACGTGGAGCCGCCGCCCGGCGCGAAGAAGCGTGGGGCTGGCAAGTCGGTGGCCAGGCAGACCATCGCGGAGGTGAAGGCGTCGCTCGCGAAGGGCTCCTCGACGAAGCAGGCCGCCGGCACGAAGGGGGCCGCGACCTCGAAGTCCTCGACCCAGGGCACCGCGAAGAAGGCCGCGGCGAAGAAGGGCTCCGTGGCGAAGCCGACGCCGGCGAAGAAGGCCGCGGCGAAGAAGGCTGTCAGCAAGAAGGGCAGCGGCTCGAAGGCCCCCTCGGTGAAGCAGGCCGCCAAGAAGGGCGCCGTGAAGAAGGCCGCCGCCAGGAAGCCGGCCAGCGCGAAGGGGACCGTGGCGAAGAAGTCCGCCAAGAAGGCCGTCGCCAGGAAGTCGGCGCCGGTGAAGAAGCCCTCGCCGAAGGCGAAGGCGAAGAAGCCAGCGGCGCGCAAGTCGGGCGGGAGGCGCTAG